Genomic DNA from Bacteroidia bacterium:
GTATTACCTTTAGAGAGATGGCTTTAAATGGCTTGATCCCTGGAGTAACAAAAGCTAGTTGGTAATAAATTTGAATCGACGAAAATGACAGATCCAGTATCAGACTACTTGACCCGTTTGCGCAATGCAATCAAGGCTCGCCACAGAGTGGTAGAAGTTCCTTCATCTTCTCTTAAAATGAACATCTCAAAAATTCTTCTTGAAAAAGGTTTTATCCTTGGTTATAGAGAAGAGGGTGAGGGAGTTAAAAAAACTCTAAAAGTAGCGCTCAAGTATGACGCTCAAACTAAACAATCCGCAATCGTTGGACTACGTCGTGTTAGTCGTCCAGGTTTGAGGAAATATTCAGGCGCTTCTACCATGCCACGTGTAATTAATGGTTTAGGTGTTGCTATTATTTCCACTTCCAAAGGATTAATGACTGATAAGGAGGCTAGAAATCAAAACATTGGCGGAGAAGTTCTTTGTTATGTTTATTAATATTTAAGAAAATAAGAAATGTCGCGAATAGGAAAATTACCCATCACTCTACCTGCCGGTGTTACTGTTTCAATGAACGGTGACGTGGTTACAGTTAAAGGTGGCTTGGGTACTCTTAATCAAAAATTTACCCATGGTATTACCATTTCTATTGATGGTAATGTGGTAAAAGTAGAACGTCCTAATGAGGAAAAACAAACCAGAGCTAGTCATGGTCTATACCGTGCCTTGTTAAATAATATGGTTATTGGTGTTTCTAAAGGTTTTACAGTTTCTCAAGAATTAGTCGGAGTAGGTTATCGTGCCGCTAATACCGGTAATACTTTAGAGCTAACTTTAGGATATTCTCACAACGTAATGTTTGAGCTACCGAAGGAGATAAATGTTGAAACTAAAACAGAACGTGGTAAGAACCCAATTATTACCATGAAATCTCATGATAAACAACTTTTAGGTGCTGTTGCAGCTAAAATTAGATCCTTAAGGGAACCAGAGCCTTATAAAGGAAAAGGTATTCGATTTGTAAATGAACAATTGAGAAGAAAAGCTGGAAAGTCAGCAGGTAAAAAATAATTGAAAAATGGCAGTAACTAAAGAATTCCGTAGGAACCGCATTAAAATGCGTATCCGTAAGGTGGTGAGTGGAACTCCAGAATGTCCAAGACTCACTGTATTCCGCAGCAACAAAGGAATCTACGCTCAG
This window encodes:
- the rpsH gene encoding 30S ribosomal protein S8, producing the protein MTDPVSDYLTRLRNAIKARHRVVEVPSSSLKMNISKILLEKGFILGYREEGEGVKKTLKVALKYDAQTKQSAIVGLRRVSRPGLRKYSGASTMPRVINGLGVAIISTSKGLMTDKEARNQNIGGEVLCYVY
- the rplF gene encoding 50S ribosomal protein L6: MSRIGKLPITLPAGVTVSMNGDVVTVKGGLGTLNQKFTHGITISIDGNVVKVERPNEEKQTRASHGLYRALLNNMVIGVSKGFTVSQELVGVGYRAANTGNTLELTLGYSHNVMFELPKEINVETKTERGKNPIITMKSHDKQLLGAVAAKIRSLREPEPYKGKGIRFVNEQLRRKAGKSAGKK